Part of the Polyodon spathula isolate WHYD16114869_AA chromosome 18, ASM1765450v1, whole genome shotgun sequence genome, tcaatgaatgCCTGGGCTTGTTTTTTATGAATGCAGACTTCATTTGCCAAGAGAGACACCGACCACACTAGACCAGGAGGGAATACAAAAAGCAGTTAACCCCGCTCTCCTGGAGATGCACCCCtgggaagcaaaaaaaaagcatgactaaTTTATTTATAAGGTGGCTTGCGACTGGCTGGCTAATTTACAATCATCACCACTCAGTGTTTTTATCTTGTTATTAAATCTCATTGTAAGAGCCAGGGGTGATGATTCAATAGTCAGCTGTGATGAAGTTGTGAGCCAAAGACATTGGCACTTTTGTTGTTAACGGGTTAACAGGAATTAACCCTGGTTTAAAGGGTTAATTCCTGTTAACCCTTTAAACCAGGTGTTTATTGGGCATTACTGTaaaagttgttacaaaatatcacagtacaaaataccaccttacaaaatatcacattttaaaatattacagtacagagtatcacattacagataagagcagttatagaGTACAAGAAAATCAGtggcaaataagatcaaatttgaAAAAGAGCGAGATAAAGAATGCAGTAGATGATTACATTGATTAAGGGAGAGCAGTCaacttatagaaaaaaaattattgcttatccgagtaaagtccagtaagagcacatagtaagtacgataaatgggtGAGCGATTTTAAGTAAGTCCACTATTGTATTTATTACTGTCAGAAAACTAGCCAAACCTTGCATTCCCCCAAGCCTGTGCAGTGTAGTGCAGACTCTGTGATAAACCAGTTCTGTCGATTTGCGTCCATCACAGTGCAGAATTAGATTACTACAAGGTTAAAATCTCTCCAAATCCTTTTCCGCTCGGTGccacaagcaaaaataaataatgtaaagaaCTTTCTCCCAGTCTGCATTCATTCTGCTTCAGTGTTCTGCGAGCCCCCTGGTCCTCCCCTTTGCTTCAGCTCAAGTGGATCAGTCGAGGTCAAGCAGTGCGGGCTGGAGTGGGGGGTTGATCCATTTCGGTACTTTCTGGGTAAATGGAACAAATGTCCAGTACATATAGTGGATAAAACCACTGACCCTCCAGGGCACAAAACAGGGAACCAAAAAGGCACAGCGGTCACAACCAGGCACAGTCCACTTAGTGAAAGAGGACGGGCTTCTGAAGTCCATTTGGAGACCCTGGGGTTCAATATCTGACTCTTACTGTAAAGGGTTCAGTCCCATGCCTGCTGTGTGCCACCTGGCATTTTAGCAGCAGTGCACTGGTAACTGAAACAGCATTGACTTCAAGAGACAAAAGTGGACAAGAAAGTGCAGAACTGAATTTCCAGACTTCTTGTACAGAAATCCAGAGTCTCCCTGCTCTAAAAGGACGTCACAGATCCCATCTGTCATGGGGAGGAAAGAGTATGTGTTCATTAAATCTGCCTAGCATGGTACACTAGTGTTTTGGAGGTTAGCAATCTTGCTCAATACACCAGCCAGCATAAGGAATAGCAGATGGTCCTGTGATGGGCtcctgctgttgttgttttagctgcttttatttcaaatatacagAGAGTACATCAGAAATTCAGTTCCAACATAAATAAACATGACTTGTTTTTACGTCACGATCTAACAGTCCATTGCTTTCCAGAAGGTGCTTTGTTCCGGTGAGTGCCTTGACGCTGAGCGATCCTCCAGAGGAGCGCAGTCCCTGTCTCCTCATTAAATCTCctgatgcttgtttgtttttacagctgaGGCGGTGAGTCAGAGATTCAGAGATCCAACGTGAAGCAGGAAGGCTTCAGCAGGCGAGGAGCTGGCTCTGATTTGAGAACTTTATATGCGTCTTCCTCTGAGCTGCGTGTGCTTTTTAGAAACTTCATGCACATATCTAtcaattattttttcaatgaatCTTTAATGGACAGTtgagtctgtctgtgttttaCTACCAAGCCCCTTCCAGCGCTGCCCCATTTCTGCAGATAGCTAGTCCAGCCCCAAATGGCTCCCAGTGGATGGTAGTGGGTAGTTGATGGCTGAAGCTTTGCTCACACCCCTCTCACTGATCCCCCTCACAGAGCACACTGCTCCAAGCTGAAGGAACCCCCTTCTTTCCTTTTCCTCTTCTTTCTCTTGTGCACCCTGCAGCAGGTGAAGGTCATGACCATCAGGCCAACCCCCAAGAGGACCACCGAGACCGCCTTGGCCATGGGCAGGCTGTTGAAGTAGAAGGTGACAGCCGCACTGGACAGCCCGATGACCAGCGAGATGATGCCAAAGGGGAAGATGCAGCGGTACCAGGATTTCTCGGTGCCCCCTGTGGCCAGGGCCAGCCTCTCCAAGGTGGACAGGGGCTCAGGCTTGGCCTGGGCTACTCCTTCCAGGTTAGCAGTGGAGCTCTCCAactgcacctgctgctgctgGCAGGCTAAGGGTCCTGACTTGCATCCCATCATATTGAGCAGAGCCCCGACTGTCTGTCTCCAGTCATTGTTGAGAGAAAGCTACAGCGAAGAGAGCCGAGCAGCTGCTTCTGTGCTCCACTAATAACACATTTTCACTGTCGAACTTGGCTGTGGAGGATATAAGgagtggagggggtgggggggggggcgactcTTGCAGGCCCATTGGCTGATGCCGGAGGGTGATGTCACTGCTGGTGGAAGAGGAAGGCGGCAGGAGGCTGTTACTGTTAACCTTGTATCTGCCAGAAAGTAGTGCAGGGTTATTGCTTCTTagcaatcagaaacatttcatatattcttgtgtttttatttaagatGCGGAGTAAAGCACTAGAAATCCCCCTCTTGCTTGGAGTGTTCATTGATTCAGTAGTACCAAGATGTGACCTGCAAATATGGAGACACGCGTGCTCTTGGATGCAAGCCCTGTGGATTGTTCTCTCCTATCTGAGATCTGCTCTGTGAAAGAGTTTAAAAGCAAAGGGAATATTGCATGAAacaatgctgtaaaacaatattgACAGCGATGTCTTAAAATAACAGCCCAAAAGTTAACATTGTTCAGATTCAAAAAGCATTCAACGGTACCATTGCTTTTTTCTTCAAACAGGATTTATGTAACAGAATAATATCACCGTGCAAACCTATAAAATAGCTGCCCCCGCCTCACattaataaaaactataaatactGTATCACATTTCAACCTGCCTGTCGTATGCACTATGCGTATAAAACAAAATGACTCACATAGGGTCGGTGCAGGTCTCCTGACAAATTGGAGCAGTAAAAAAGGTTGCTAATTGCCAGGCCCGGATTGtgatacataaaataaatgtactgggTTTCCCACTTCCAGGATCATGGCAATGACGAACCCGTCAGTTTAGCTGAATGTTATGTTGGGCGTcgctggccactttattaggatcaACCCGTAATTGAGCCATATCTTATAGAGAGGAACTACCCAGTGACCACTGAACAGCTTGGGAAGCTGTACCTTTTCATGATTGGCTGCTTAGCTGTAGAATAACCTGTTTCTCTTGTGATTGGTCTGCGATGATTAAATGCTCTATAATTAGAGAGGACTACCCTTTAATCATCATCTCTTCCATGCTTTCTGTAAAGAAGcttattcctttttttgtttgctgctgAAGTGCTACTAGAATGACAGCTTtggtagatgaaatggtagccatattagtccagagatgacagacaaagagaaggagatttGACTCCTTTAATGGTCACGGTGACTCAACACTCCCGCTGCCTCCTTTCGTCTCGAAAAGTCAATTGCATCTTTATTGATGGGCTGAATTTCAGGAGGCAATCATCTATTCCCTGCAGATCGCGAGTTAGTCTCGCTACAGCTTCTGCAGAGTGATCGCTCCACTGACCTCACACAGCGACACTGCAGATCTGTGGCAGTCTGTGATAGAAATCGTCCACCTATCGGAATGATGATGAAACACGAAAGGTATCAATACATCGCATCCATTATGCCACTGTTTTCACCAGCTTGAATAAAAATGGACAGATGTTAAACGGTttcaaaagacaacaaaaaaataatgttctgtagaaaataattaatgaatgGGCCAACAGAAAATGCAGGTATGGGTTCAGCTTGTAAGGTTTTGATTCTTCAGCAAAGTAAGGTAAGTGAAGTACATTTCTTCCACTTATTTTGCCCACTAAGACTGACTAGctcatccattatcattaacagCTTAATCCTTTTACTGGGTtgtggtgagccagagcctaacccagcagacacagggcacaaagCAGGACTAtaccctggacgggatgccagtcaccacacacagggcaattttaGAATGACCAGTCAACCTCAGCAGCATgtctggactgtgggaggaaaccagagtacccagacaaaacccacacagacacaggaagaacatgcaaactccacacagacaaacCCCtaggaattgaacccaggaccctggcgctgtgatgcagcagtgctaaccaccacgccaccgtgaTTGAAAAGGTCTGTACAGAAACTTAGGAATCATCGGATTCTAAAGATTAATGTTGCTACAGAGGCAAGACACTAAATGTTCAGTTCAGAAAACAAGAAGCTCAAAAAAtctccaattaaaataaatacattcccagCTCTGCTGGATACAAAGGGGGCTTTAtgtttgagaagaaaaaaacttGGCACGGAAGAGCTTGCTTCCCGAAAAAAGGCAGATGTTGTATACGTGTAGATACCAGAGATCCGGTCTGCGTAAGAGAGCTGGGTGTGTATACGTTACACAAGTGGCATTTTAAGAGGCACTCTGTCTTAGCTTACTGCCTTTTTACTCACACATACCCAAATACTGCTAATTTGGTTAACAGTTAATACACAGTATAgtacaaactaattaaaaaataatataaaacacagtcGTTTGCAAAATGTTACGGCAGCAATATCTTTGCAAGTCCTTTTAAACACTCCCCAGCTGAGTGAAATGGCTGACTGCTCAGATGTATTGTTCAGCATCCTTCATGGTCCTTTTCTATTAGGTTGTAAAGCATGTTCTTTTTGGCATTTcgttatattttgtattgcacacTAGAAGCCATTCTCATACATTACTCATGCATATCACTTTCACGCAGCAGAGAAGGCGCGAGGGATCCATGGGGGTTAcagctttttgtatttatttctttttttttttcaggaatagcTAGCATTATTAGGAATGAACCAAAACATTATCatacaaaatgctaaaaaaacatacatatattcacacacacagccacactcTTAAGACACATGCACACGGAAAGGTCTACACATgaactgtacatacatacatgcagaagcacacagacacacacttcaCAGTGCTGGCAGGAAAAGGCAGTGCACCTCTCCTCATGGTCGTTGCGGACCTGGGTTTGTGCCAGCGGGCACTCTGCAGCGGTATAGACTCGTGGGCTGCATTCCTTTCTGTGGGAGTTGCAGAGTGACCAGTTACTTCCTGAGTTCATTCCTGTTTGATAGGAAGCCAGTTGAGGGCTTTGTAAATTACAGGGCCAAAGGAAAATAATGCTGTCAGCAAGTTCAGGATTCAGAACCATGACTGTTAAAACCTGATTTCTGGGCCCTGTCTTTAATAGCAGTTTGCCCCCAGTGTGTAATGTTATAACAATGAAGACACAGCTCTGAAGAACAATTTAGCTGCTCCTTTCAATCTTGctagctgctttttaaaatgttatacacTGACGTTTTTTCCCCTTTCAGAAAAGACGTTGCTGTTCACGTTTTCACACTGAAAAGGGCGCAGGAATGATGGGTTTTAGACATCCTCTCACATGGAATGCAGATCCACCTGAGCTGAAGTGTCTCTTCTGGTTTTTTTGTGGGGTTTGAGCGCCCTCTGCTGGTACATCTTAACATTACAACACATTGTAATTCATTTTGTACAGATGTGGCGCCAAATcgtaaacttaattttttttctaaaattcaacAGAATATGTTACCGTACGGTATTGAAAGGCACAGCTGATTGGTATTCGCTGGAGCACAGCTTGTTGCatcagaaatggaaaaaaaaaaaaaaaaaaaaaaaaaaaaaaacctttaaaaaatgtttatatatatacaaaacttaACTGAAACACCCATCGTATCCATGCGTTTAACAAAGGAGCTGCAGGCAAGCTGAAGCAAACGTCAGTGAAACTCTCAGAAAtgtcttttaacaaaaacacCGCTGTTATTAATTACACATGCAATACCTATCGCTTCGTAAATTCTCCTgagcaatgtgtgttttgttggcTGTGTTACTCTGTTTAATAGAGGGCGGCTGTCAATAATGCCTTGGTGATCGTAGCTGGGCTGGTGTGAAAGGACCTTCCCTGTTGATGACGCTGTAAGCGAGGGACGGCAGGGTGTGCGCTGGACCCCGAGTGCAGAAACAGATCGCAGATTTGTTTTAGTCTCTCTCTAAACGGGAAtcgtttttcttctttcttttgaaaCAGGAATGCCGAAAGTTAAAAGGAGCCGGAAGCCTCCTCCGGATGGTTGGGAGCTGATTGAGCCCACGCTGGACGAGCTGGACCAGAAAATGAGGGAAGGTGAGGgaggtttaaaatatttatcacaAGCCTGGTGGAAAGCAGCTTCACCAGTGAATTAATACACCGGGCTGTCGCTTACTGAGCGGCTTATTTAACACAAATAGAAAGCTAGTAACACAACAAGCCTGGGCTTTGGGGGGTAAGAAATGTACTGTACGAATCGATACAGACTAGTCAGATTTACACAAGAGTCGGGATGAAAGTAAgcctcccattgcacagcagggTATCCAATTCCCGCTTTTACCagaagtttattaataataatgacacacccgagcttgttacctctacactgtggctaaccgagcttgtagtaaaacccggaatgggtgacactgctccGCAACAGGAGTCATATTGCCATCCCGCGACGTCACGGTAAAAGAAAGGGGTGCCGCAGCTTGCGCTCGGAAGACCCTCGAGTCCCTGTTTTAACCCAGTGTTAAAAATGCGGGATTACAGTAAACGGCTTTGACTTAAGAATTCACTTGTCGGTGTGCTATACCGCTCATCCGGTGTATTTTCAGATGCCTACACTTCTCACAGGAGCAGGGTTTCGCTTCGCTGATTTGCAATTCTGCTGTGCGCTCTTCTTCCAGCTGAAACCGACCCACACGAAGGGAAGAGGAAGGTGGAGTCGCTGTGGCCCATTTTCCGACTTCACCATCAGCGGAGCCGCTACATCTTTGACCTCTTCTACAAGAGAAAGGCCATCAGCAGAGGTAGGAGCCCTCATGCAGTGCTTTTGATAAACCCTGCATCAAATGACTCCAGCTAATGTCctagagcttaaaaaaaaaaaaactttgtatgtGATCTAAAAcgaacagctggtttcacagagcaaGATTAGCACTGACCTTGGACTATCTAGTGAAAGCTCTGGTCCATGATCAGTGCTAACAGGGGTCTGTAAAACCaaccataaattaaaaaaaaaaattgcaggtaGTGATGGATGCTTAGGATCTGTTTCTGATTTGAGGCAGGTGAATGCTTTATTTGCATCAGTAAGTGTAGTATTTTTTGGGGGCTGGTAAAAACACGTTAATTGTGATTCAAGTAGGTGTCATTGCTGGTTTTCTGCTTGGAGGACCGTTGATGAAGGCCTTTGCCTTTTGTTTCTAGAGCTCTATGAGTACTGCATTAAAGAGGGCTATGCTGATAAGAACCTGATTGCTAAGTGGAAGAAGCAGGGCTATGAAAACCTGTGCTGCCTGCGCTGCATCCAGACCAGAGACACCAACTTTGGAACCAACTGCATTTGCAGAGTCCCCAAGAGCAAGCTTGAAGCGGTAAGATTATTCACCCAGAAAACCAGCTTTT contains:
- the LOC121331282 gene encoding transmembrane protein 100-like, with protein sequence MMGCKSGPLACQQQQVQLESSTANLEGVAQAKPEPLSTLERLALATGGTEKSWYRCIFPFGIISLVIGLSSAAVTFYFNSLPMAKAVSVVLLGVGLMVMTFTCCRVHKRKKRKRKEGGSFSLEQCAL
- the LOC121330597 gene encoding protein BUD31 homolog — encoded protein: MPKVKRSRKPPPDGWELIEPTLDELDQKMREAETDPHEGKRKVESLWPIFRLHHQRSRYIFDLFYKRKAISRELYEYCIKEGYADKNLIAKWKKQGYENLCCLRCIQTRDTNFGTNCICRVPKSKLEAGRIIECTHCGCRGCSG